A DNA window from Ctenopharyngodon idella isolate HZGC_01 chromosome 8, HZGC01, whole genome shotgun sequence contains the following coding sequences:
- the pxnb gene encoding transcription initiation factor TFIID subunit 3 isoform X1 — protein MDDLDALLADLESSTAHISKCPVFLPEETPYSYPTGGHLFQDDSPPPPLPPPPSVEALNGSLSPRPDSQHSSQQSLGSAHKSTLSRDSSPPASHTEEDHVYSFPNKQKHSDSSSTAMTSALGSNLSELDRLLLELNAVQQNAPSFSSTEDAPPPLPPCSVAHYIQENGAHPGITLTPAAQDKPQRNGTKGTEDGRPTVESLLNELESSVPSPTPSPCALTSDLTDGQVDTPSEQQGRISATSATRELDELMACLSDFKPSSLGSLNSEPLFEQTTTIAEIHPPPTTAVSKSLSPCLPTEPRRYSPSLSPSLNFELHIVEESGEPGAAHPLSSGKPSSRLSPPAASSPRYSPVSDLGLDSAIDVSASMLSSQVESLVVLSQTITTTGGRDHCPVREGSPSAKLTSSGLKSYSPLTKSPSPISAPMVSRTPERVSPLMTPASIDLYLSSSEAKPLSPVPSLPRSPLTTVSESPSMSLPKAVSPPLLLSSSPSLAAPKSPSPKPSSGQPEPAVSLNPLPPTRLEPPSYEPSLDDALDKLLAMSFSSPENEAPITASAASRLALEVQPEVYEETIVAADRCDIHPDTHTESEMGDGLLEDQSDCRSDLDWADMELKMAYEGPDGSMTPMTEASWMDESLTPSSCPGTPDAQIDLPMLHMAGTMDRISASGHIKSVIRRTKEIQNVHPMYRDGLIRRKMGPLIFHKSNSQDRLIEELQGKLGIARKDRPKKQQPDDWLTEGVIVMSNPKRSREDHNREVDKIIIPPESPLPQRKVILPPQSPPVPRPPPPAEEPKRPPPVKLAPAPLPPPPPPAPSPPPRQPTPPPQPTPPSVPPKPPTPEPVEVPAPSPKPNPTPLPTPTPPPASVTPPKVLASVGCQTEYDPLFPPLQIMAQGKGPHGQVNKLDNMLGSLQSDLHKLGVQTVAKGVCGACCKPIVGQVVTAMGRTWHPEHFVCTHCQEEIGSRNFFEREGQPYCERDYHHLFSPRCYYCNGPILDKVVTALDRTWHPEHFFCAQCGAFFGPEGFHEKDGKAYCRKDYFDLFAPKCGGCARAILENYISALSSLWHPECFVCRECFTPFINGSFFEHDGQPYCEVHYHARRGSLCSGCQKPITGRCITAMGKKFHPEHFVCAFCLKQLNKGTFKEQNDKPYCQGCFIKLFS, from the exons ATGCATTGCTTGCAGATCTCGAGTCTTCCACCGCCCATATCTCCAAGTGCCCAGTGTTTCTACCTGAGGAGACACCATATTCCTACCCCACCGGAGGGCACCTTTTTCAGGATGACTCCCCTCCTCCGCCCCTGCCCCCTCCGCCCTCAGTTGAGGCCCTGAACGGATCCCTCTCCCCGCGCCCGGACTCCCAGCACTCCTCACAACAG TCTCTGGGCTCTGCTCATAAAAGCACGTTGTCTCGGGACAGCAGTCCACCAGCCTCTCATACAGAAGAAGACCACGTTTACAG TTTTCCTAACAAGCAGAAGCACTCAGACTCATCATCCACAGCCATGACTTCTGCTCTGGGCAGCAACCTGTCTGAACTGGACCGCCTTCTTCTGGAACTTAATGCTGTACAGCAAAACGCCCCATCTTTCTCCAGTACAG AGGATGCACCACCTCCATTGCCACCTTGCAGTGTTGCCCACTATATACAGGAAAATGGAGCCCACCCAGGCATCACACTGACACCAGCAGCACAGGACAAGCCTCAGAGGAACGGAACGAAGGGGACAGAAGATGGTCGTCCCACTGTGGAAAGTCTTCTGAATGAGTTGGAAAGCTCTGTGCCTTCCCCAAC GCCCAGCCCCTGTGCTCTGACGAGTGATTTGACGGACGGGCAGGTGGACACACCTTCTGAGCAGCAGGGCAGAATATCAGCCACCTCCGCTACACGAGAACTGGATGAACTCATGGCCTGTTTGTCAGATTTTAAG CCAAGTTCCTTAGGCTCCCTGAACTCTGAGCCACTATTTGAGCAAACTACTACCATTGCTGAAATCCACCCTCCTCCCACGACTGCCGTGTCCAAATCCCTGTCCCCTTGCCTCCCAACGGAACCAAGACGATATTCCCCAAGTCTCTCCCCTTCTTTAAACTTTGAACTGCACATTGTGGAGGAATCTGGTGAACCGGGGGCTGCCCATCCACTATCTAGTGGTAAGCCTTCCTCTCGACTGTCTCCACCTGCAGCATCCAGTCCTCGTTATTCTCCGGTATCTGACCTGGGCTTAGATTCTGCCATTGATGTTTCTGCTTCCATGCTCTCCTCCCAAGTGGAGTCTCTAGTGGTTCTGTCTCAGACTATAACCACGACTGGAGGTCGGGATCATTGTCCTGTCAGGGAGGGAAGTCCTTCTGCCAAACTGACAAGCTCTGGGCTGAAGTCCTATTCACCTCTCACCAAGTCTCCTAGTCCAATAAGTGCCCCAATGGTCAGCAGAACCCCTGAAAGAGTTAGTCCATTGATGACACCAGCATCTATTGATCTGTACCTCTCCAGTTCTGAAGCAAAACCTTTGAGCCCAGTGCCATCTCTTCCCAGATCTCCACTTACTACAGTCTCTGAATCACCATCAATGTCGCTTCCCAAAGCTGTTTCACCTCCTCTACTCCTTTCCTCTTCCCCATCTCTGGCGGCTCCCAAGTCTCCAAGTCCAAAACCATCATCAGGACAGCCTGAGCCAGCTGTTTCTCTCAATCCCCTTCCTCCCACTAGGCTTGAACCACCAAGTTATGAGCCTTCTCTTGACGACGCCTTAGATAAACTTCTCGCCATGAGCTTCAGCAGTCCTGAGAACGAGGCTCCAATCACAGCTTCAGCTGCTTCAAGGCTCGCTTTAGAAGTACAACCAGAAGTATATGAGGAGACAATAGTGGCGGCGGATCGCTGTGACATTcatcctgacacacacacagagagcgAAATGGGCGATGGGCTCTTGGAGGATCAGTCGGACTGCAGGAGTGATCTTGACTGGGCTGACATGGAGCTGAAGATGGCCTACGAAGGACCTGATGGCTCCATGACCCCCATGACTGAAGCAAGCTGGATGGATGAATCTCTCACTCCGTCGTCTTGCCCTGGAACTCCAGACGCCCAAATAGACCTTCCCATGCTCCATATGGCTGGCACAATGGACAGGATCTCAGCCTCAGGACAC ATCAAATCAGTGATTAGACGCACCAAGGAGATTCAAAATGTCCACCCCATGTACCGAGATGGCCTGATACGTAGGAAGATGGGCCCGCTCATTTTCCACAAGAGCAACTCCCAggaccggctcattgaggaaCTGCAAGGAAAGCTGGGAATAGCCCGTAAAGATCGTCCAAAAAAGCAGCAGCCAGACGATTGGCTCACAGAAGGCGTCATTGTGATGTCCAACCCCAAACGTTCACGGGAAGACCACAACAGAGAGGTGGATAAG ATAATCATACCTCCTGAGTCTCCTCTTCCTCAGAGGAAGGTGATCCTTCCTCCCCAATCTCCCCCAGTCCCTCGCCCCCCACCCCCTGCTGAAGAACCAAAGCGCCCCCCTCCAGTCAAATTAGCTCCTGCTCCTTTGCCTCCACCCCCACCACCTGCTCCCTCCCCCCCTCCAAGACAGCCTACACCTCCTCCCCAGCCAACTCCTCCTTCAGTTCCACCCAAGCCCCCTACTCCTGAACCTGTGGAAGTTCCAGCTCCCTCCCCAAAACCCAATCCTACACCCCTGCCCACACCCACCCCGCCACCTGCCTCTGTGACCCCTCCCAAAGTGCTGGCATCAGTGGGCTGCCAGACGGAGTACGACCCGCTCTTCCCTCCGTTGCAG ATCATGGCCCAGGGGAAGGGTCCACACGGACAGGTTAATAAACTAgacaacatgctgggcagtctTCAGTCTGACCTCCACAAGCTGGGAGTGCAGACAGTTGCCAAGGGAGTGTGTGGCGCCTGCTGCAAACCCATCGTTGGCCAG GTAGTAACTGCCATGGGGCGCACATGGCATCCAGAGCATTTTGTGTGCACACACTGCCAGGAGGAGATTGGTTCCAGAAACTTCTTTGAGAGGGAAGGTCAGCCATACTGCGAGAGAGATTACCACCATTTATTCTCTCCGCGCTGCTACTACTGTAACGGACCCATACTGGAT AAAGTGGTAACGGCATTAGACAGGACGTGGCATCCTGAACACTTTTTCTGTGCCCAGTGTGGGGCGTTCTTTGGTCCTGAAG GGTTTCATGAGAAGGATGGGAAGGCGTACTGTCGTAAAGACTACTTTGACCTCTTCGCTCCTAAATGTGGCGGCTGTGCTCGTGCCATCCTGGAGAACTACATCTCCGCCCTGAGCTCTCTCTGGCATCCAGAGTGTTTTGTGTGCAGG GAGTGCTTCACGCCATTCATCAACGGCAGTTTCTTTGAGCACGACGGTCAGCCCTACTGTGAGGTCCATTATCACGCCCGCCGCGGGTCGCTGTGTTCCGGCTGTCAGAAGCCCATCACGGGCCGCTGCATCACAGCCATGGGCAAGAAGTTCCATCCCGAGCATTTTGTCTGTGCCTTCTGCCTTAAGCAGCTCAACAAGGGCACCTTCAAAGAGCAAAATGACAAGCCTTATTGCCAGGGCTGCTTCATCAAGCTGTTCAGCTAG
- the pxnb gene encoding paxillin isoform X2, with protein sequence MDDLDALLADLESSTAHISKCPVFLPEETPYSYPTGGHLFQDDSPPPPLPPPPSVEALNGSLSPRPDSQHSSQQSLGSAHKSTLSRDSSPPASHTEEDHVYSFPNKQKHSDSSSTAMTSALGSNLSELDRLLLELNAVQQNAPSFSSTEDAPPPLPPCSVAHYIQENGAHPGITLTPAAQDKPQRNGTKGTEDGRPTVESLLNELESSVPSPTPSPCALTSDLTDGQVDTPSEQQGRISATSATRELDELMACLSDFKVQSNIMAQGKGPHGQVNKLDNMLGSLQSDLHKLGVQTVAKGVCGACCKPIVGQVVTAMGRTWHPEHFVCTHCQEEIGSRNFFEREGQPYCERDYHHLFSPRCYYCNGPILDKVVTALDRTWHPEHFFCAQCGAFFGPEGFHEKDGKAYCRKDYFDLFAPKCGGCARAILENYISALSSLWHPECFVCRECFTPFINGSFFEHDGQPYCEVHYHARRGSLCSGCQKPITGRCITAMGKKFHPEHFVCAFCLKQLNKGTFKEQNDKPYCQGCFIKLFS encoded by the exons ATGCATTGCTTGCAGATCTCGAGTCTTCCACCGCCCATATCTCCAAGTGCCCAGTGTTTCTACCTGAGGAGACACCATATTCCTACCCCACCGGAGGGCACCTTTTTCAGGATGACTCCCCTCCTCCGCCCCTGCCCCCTCCGCCCTCAGTTGAGGCCCTGAACGGATCCCTCTCCCCGCGCCCGGACTCCCAGCACTCCTCACAACAG TCTCTGGGCTCTGCTCATAAAAGCACGTTGTCTCGGGACAGCAGTCCACCAGCCTCTCATACAGAAGAAGACCACGTTTACAG TTTTCCTAACAAGCAGAAGCACTCAGACTCATCATCCACAGCCATGACTTCTGCTCTGGGCAGCAACCTGTCTGAACTGGACCGCCTTCTTCTGGAACTTAATGCTGTACAGCAAAACGCCCCATCTTTCTCCAGTACAG AGGATGCACCACCTCCATTGCCACCTTGCAGTGTTGCCCACTATATACAGGAAAATGGAGCCCACCCAGGCATCACACTGACACCAGCAGCACAGGACAAGCCTCAGAGGAACGGAACGAAGGGGACAGAAGATGGTCGTCCCACTGTGGAAAGTCTTCTGAATGAGTTGGAAAGCTCTGTGCCTTCCCCAAC GCCCAGCCCCTGTGCTCTGACGAGTGATTTGACGGACGGGCAGGTGGACACACCTTCTGAGCAGCAGGGCAGAATATCAGCCACCTCCGCTACACGAGAACTGGATGAACTCATGGCCTGTTTGTCAGATTTTAAGGTGCAGAgcaat ATCATGGCCCAGGGGAAGGGTCCACACGGACAGGTTAATAAACTAgacaacatgctgggcagtctTCAGTCTGACCTCCACAAGCTGGGAGTGCAGACAGTTGCCAAGGGAGTGTGTGGCGCCTGCTGCAAACCCATCGTTGGCCAG GTAGTAACTGCCATGGGGCGCACATGGCATCCAGAGCATTTTGTGTGCACACACTGCCAGGAGGAGATTGGTTCCAGAAACTTCTTTGAGAGGGAAGGTCAGCCATACTGCGAGAGAGATTACCACCATTTATTCTCTCCGCGCTGCTACTACTGTAACGGACCCATACTGGAT AAAGTGGTAACGGCATTAGACAGGACGTGGCATCCTGAACACTTTTTCTGTGCCCAGTGTGGGGCGTTCTTTGGTCCTGAAG GGTTTCATGAGAAGGATGGGAAGGCGTACTGTCGTAAAGACTACTTTGACCTCTTCGCTCCTAAATGTGGCGGCTGTGCTCGTGCCATCCTGGAGAACTACATCTCCGCCCTGAGCTCTCTCTGGCATCCAGAGTGTTTTGTGTGCAGG GAGTGCTTCACGCCATTCATCAACGGCAGTTTCTTTGAGCACGACGGTCAGCCCTACTGTGAGGTCCATTATCACGCCCGCCGCGGGTCGCTGTGTTCCGGCTGTCAGAAGCCCATCACGGGCCGCTGCATCACAGCCATGGGCAAGAAGTTCCATCCCGAGCATTTTGTCTGTGCCTTCTGCCTTAAGCAGCTCAACAAGGGCACCTTCAAAGAGCAAAATGACAAGCCTTATTGCCAGGGCTGCTTCATCAAGCTGTTCAGCTAG
- the pxnb gene encoding paxillin isoform X3: MDDLDALLADLESSTAHISKCPVFLPEETPYSYPTGGHLFQDDSPPPPLPPPPSVEALNGSLSPRPDSQHSSQQSLGSAHKSTLSRDSSPPASHTEEDHVYSFPNKQKHSDSSSTAMTSALGSNLSELDRLLLELNAVQQNAPSFSSTEDAPPPLPPCSVAHYIQENGAHPGITLTPAAQDKPQRNGTKGTEDGRPTVESLLNELESSVPSPTPSPCALTSDLTDGQVDTPSEQQGRISATSATRELDELMACLSDFKIMAQGKGPHGQVNKLDNMLGSLQSDLHKLGVQTVAKGVCGACCKPIVGQVVTAMGRTWHPEHFVCTHCQEEIGSRNFFEREGQPYCERDYHHLFSPRCYYCNGPILDKVVTALDRTWHPEHFFCAQCGAFFGPEGFHEKDGKAYCRKDYFDLFAPKCGGCARAILENYISALSSLWHPECFVCRECFTPFINGSFFEHDGQPYCEVHYHARRGSLCSGCQKPITGRCITAMGKKFHPEHFVCAFCLKQLNKGTFKEQNDKPYCQGCFIKLFS; encoded by the exons ATGCATTGCTTGCAGATCTCGAGTCTTCCACCGCCCATATCTCCAAGTGCCCAGTGTTTCTACCTGAGGAGACACCATATTCCTACCCCACCGGAGGGCACCTTTTTCAGGATGACTCCCCTCCTCCGCCCCTGCCCCCTCCGCCCTCAGTTGAGGCCCTGAACGGATCCCTCTCCCCGCGCCCGGACTCCCAGCACTCCTCACAACAG TCTCTGGGCTCTGCTCATAAAAGCACGTTGTCTCGGGACAGCAGTCCACCAGCCTCTCATACAGAAGAAGACCACGTTTACAG TTTTCCTAACAAGCAGAAGCACTCAGACTCATCATCCACAGCCATGACTTCTGCTCTGGGCAGCAACCTGTCTGAACTGGACCGCCTTCTTCTGGAACTTAATGCTGTACAGCAAAACGCCCCATCTTTCTCCAGTACAG AGGATGCACCACCTCCATTGCCACCTTGCAGTGTTGCCCACTATATACAGGAAAATGGAGCCCACCCAGGCATCACACTGACACCAGCAGCACAGGACAAGCCTCAGAGGAACGGAACGAAGGGGACAGAAGATGGTCGTCCCACTGTGGAAAGTCTTCTGAATGAGTTGGAAAGCTCTGTGCCTTCCCCAAC GCCCAGCCCCTGTGCTCTGACGAGTGATTTGACGGACGGGCAGGTGGACACACCTTCTGAGCAGCAGGGCAGAATATCAGCCACCTCCGCTACACGAGAACTGGATGAACTCATGGCCTGTTTGTCAGATTTTAAG ATCATGGCCCAGGGGAAGGGTCCACACGGACAGGTTAATAAACTAgacaacatgctgggcagtctTCAGTCTGACCTCCACAAGCTGGGAGTGCAGACAGTTGCCAAGGGAGTGTGTGGCGCCTGCTGCAAACCCATCGTTGGCCAG GTAGTAACTGCCATGGGGCGCACATGGCATCCAGAGCATTTTGTGTGCACACACTGCCAGGAGGAGATTGGTTCCAGAAACTTCTTTGAGAGGGAAGGTCAGCCATACTGCGAGAGAGATTACCACCATTTATTCTCTCCGCGCTGCTACTACTGTAACGGACCCATACTGGAT AAAGTGGTAACGGCATTAGACAGGACGTGGCATCCTGAACACTTTTTCTGTGCCCAGTGTGGGGCGTTCTTTGGTCCTGAAG GGTTTCATGAGAAGGATGGGAAGGCGTACTGTCGTAAAGACTACTTTGACCTCTTCGCTCCTAAATGTGGCGGCTGTGCTCGTGCCATCCTGGAGAACTACATCTCCGCCCTGAGCTCTCTCTGGCATCCAGAGTGTTTTGTGTGCAGG GAGTGCTTCACGCCATTCATCAACGGCAGTTTCTTTGAGCACGACGGTCAGCCCTACTGTGAGGTCCATTATCACGCCCGCCGCGGGTCGCTGTGTTCCGGCTGTCAGAAGCCCATCACGGGCCGCTGCATCACAGCCATGGGCAAGAAGTTCCATCCCGAGCATTTTGTCTGTGCCTTCTGCCTTAAGCAGCTCAACAAGGGCACCTTCAAAGAGCAAAATGACAAGCCTTATTGCCAGGGCTGCTTCATCAAGCTGTTCAGCTAG